The Sciurus carolinensis chromosome 5, mSciCar1.2, whole genome shotgun sequence genome segment cacagacCAACCAACTCATACTATTTCTGaagatggaaaatgaaaactcaCTAGTGATTCTGCAAAGGCATTCAATGCATTAGAGGAATCATTCCAGTTACTTGCTAGGTAACAGGGGCAGGAAAAACATAAGGAGGGGAAACCTTTTGTGAGAAAAACAATAGTTATCTGCTTAGTTCACTGAGGTCTCACTCTTTGAAAACTCAAACGAAACTTTTGAAGGCACATCTGAACATCAGATAGTACTGTCCTTTCTTGGTCCCCAGAGTCTGTGTCTGTCCCTGGAAGACAGAAAACCCaattttccatcaggccatgtGATGAGAATTACGCTGGCAAAACTGATCTGCAGAGAGACGATGATTCTCTAACCCACTCCCCTCACTGATGGTTTCCAGAGGAAAGGCACTACCAGAAATTGTATACAGActtaataaataattcaaaaaatttacctttaaaatatgttttcatttttaaagacaaaaatcatactCATTTTTCCCAGTTTTTATATTGAAAACAGGAAAGCTGAAACTATAATACAACAACCATCCATATTCTTTTCACTTCGATCCACCAAttaataattttctctatttGGTTTACCTCCCTCTTCATGTTTATATCTATGTATACTTACACAGATGATATACCTATGTGTATATACAATGTGCGCACGtgttatatgttaaaatatttgaaagtaaattgaAGATATTATGACCTATCAGCCTTAAATACTTTAGTTTGCATCTTCCAAGAATAAGGACATTTTCTAATATAACTCACACATCTAAGAGAATATTAATACTGTCATCTAACATGTAATTCGTATTAAATTTcctgtgggtttttaaaaacccaggaTCCAATCAATTGGCGTGATACCATGAGACCTTGTGCAAATTCTCATCTTAAACGTTGTACCCATAGGTTGAGatgttcaatgattttttttttcttaaatgaattattatattttctgatttttatcaaattttctaCATTTGTTAGATGTGCTTCTTGCAGTTTTCCCATTCGTCATTCCATTCTCTCCCTCACTTTAGGTTTCACTATGGATTCGTGAATTGTTATAATCAAAGTGTAATATTCTATAATGTATTTTTGAAACCCAAGTTCGGCCAGCAGGAGTTCCTTCAAGGCAGCCTGTTTTCTTTCCATGGTTTCTGACACAGGATATCTATGAGTTCTTGTATCTTTCCTATCCTAGACCTAGAATCCTAGAATCAGTCACTTCTTCCAGGACTTATTCCATGAATGGTTTGATTCTCCAAATATTCAAATGGTATACGTTCTCCCTCCAATCTCATCCCTCTCTTCATGTCCAGCCAGAGCTATTAATTTTCTGTTATTCGTCCAGAGATAGTTTATGTGATAAATCAAATACACAGATATAGTCTTACTAGTCCCCAATATTTTAACTAAATGATAGCATATACACTTGCTGAGTTTGTCTGTGCCTGTAGCTCTTCATTGTCATTAGATTCTGAAAGATGCCTATGACCCCATCCCCAAACAATTAGGAAACTTTAGGTCAAATGTTTCAGATGAGAAAAGTCCAGGGTGGTGAGTTTACCAAAACTGCTGGAACTGACAACGCTCACAAGCAATTCTCTGGACTTGGATGTTGGTCCTTTCGCTTTAGGCTTGTTGACACCTACTCATCTTTCAAACATCACTTCTGTGGGGAagtctttcctttttaaggattTAAGCATTAAGGatgctcctccctcctccctgtccccacaaTTAGATGATGTTCCCTTGTTATAAGATTTCAGATCATTGTGCACGTCTCCTTTCTAGCACATATATGTTTGTGTTAAATTGGTTTTCTGTCTCCGTGAAGACAGGGACTAGATCTGTCTTTTTCAGTGCTGGCACACAATAGTTGCTCAAAAAAATGTACGAAGTGAAACTCGAATCCAGGATGTCCAGCTCCCAGTCAACTCTTCCTACTTCGGACCCACTGCagttgaagaaataataattcaaaGATGTAAATTAACTtgcccacacacaaacacacagaaaaagcTGAGAAATCTTTCTATTTACGCGACTAATGGAGAACCTTAGCAGAAACAGCTCACCGCGAGGTGTGACCACCGCAGGAGGGCGTCAATCAAGAAAATTCCCCTTTGCCCCGGAGGCGAGTAGAGGCGCACTGGGCCGCGGCCACGCGGGCCAGAGCCACGGCTCCAATAAAAAACACGTGCAAAAAAGAGGAGCAAGGCTGCGCGCAGTCGCGACGGCCAGAGCACCGGGACAGAGGACATGGGGCAGCCCCCCTGGATCGAAGGAGATTGCATAGCCTCCTCCGGGCACCTCAGGACCCCGGCTTCCTCTTGAGTCCTGTCCAGAGCAGCTTCTGCCAGCATCCCAGGGAAGTGTCTGCGTTCAGGGGTCTCCAAATGAAACGAGCTGCAGCGGCCTAAAGCGCGGAACACCTCAAGTTTAGTCGTTTGCTCAGGTCAAGGGCCGCAGCTCTTTTCTCCTTGGGGCAGCGCTAGAAACTGCTGGCACAATCTAGCTGTGAGCCCAAGGCAATAGCCAGTACTACCGTTATTCCAGGGAGTGCGCCGACCAGGGATGGTTCTTTCAGGCCGGTGAGGGGACGGCTCTGTTAGCATTCTCCTCGTCCTTCGAGTCCCACTGCCCCTCGCCTGGGCCCATCTCCTGCCACCCTGAGGCCAGGCCTGGACAGTGCTCCTGAGTTTCGTTAGAGGTGCCTCCTGGCTGGGGCTACAGCTGCTTGGGTCCCGGCTCTTGACAGCTTCTTCCCTCCCGCCTCTCCGACGCACTCACACGGCCCGGGCTTTCCTGGAGGAGGTCCCCCGCCTGTGTGTCGGAAACCCGAGTGGCTACGGCGGCAGCGGGTCACCTGGGCCTGGGGTCCAGAAGCCAGGGAACACTCGCGTCCCGGAGGCGGGGAGCTCAGCGGGCGGGGGCGGGCCGGGGTGGGGGCGGGAGGCGGCTTCTAGGTCCCCGCGCCATTGGCCGCAGGGCCCGGCGGCAGGAAGGGGCCAGTTAGCGGGCCCCACCCCGTGGCCTGCGGAGCCTATCGCCGGGAGTTCGCAGCGCGGATAAATGTAGCGCCGCGGTGCGGGCGGGTAGCTCTCCGAGGGGCCGGAGCGCAGCAGAGCCATGCAGTACCCTCACCCGGGGCCGCCGGCCGGGGCGGGCGCCGTGGGGGTGCCGCTGTACGCGCCCACGCCGCTGCTGCAGCCGGCGCACCCGACGCCGTTCTACATCGAGGACATTCTGGGCCGTGGGCCCGCAGCTCCCACGCCCACCCCCACGCTGCCGTCCCCCAACTCCTCCTTCACCAGCCTCGTGTCCTCCTACCGGACCCCGGTGTACGAGCCCACGCCGATCCATCCCGCCTTCTCGCACCACCCGGCAGCTGCGCTGGCCGCCGCCTACGGCCCCGGTGGCTTCGGAGGTCCTCTGTACCCCTTTTCGCGGACGGTGAACGACTACACGCACGCCTTGCTCCGCCACGACCCCCTGGGTAAGGCGACCAGGTCACAGTGGGGCCAAACCCGGGCGACGGCTAGGAAGGCGCCACCCGGCAGGTGGCAGCGCCCGGGAGTCGGCGGGGGCGGAGGGGAGAGGCAATAGAAAGTTGTGGCAAAAGCGATTGAAAAGCGGCTCTCGGGCGCGCGCAGGGACAGGAGGCGCGGGCTCCGGCGGCGCGCAGCCGGGGCTGACCGCACAGTGACTCAGATTGGTTTTCCTGCACCTTGCAGGCGTCGGGGCACTCGGGCCTGGCTGAGACTTCGGTCGCTGCCGCCGGGGCTAGCGGAGGTGGATAGCCCTGGGCCGTGCGTGTCGTCCGGGGTGGTGCCTCTTAACGAAGGGGACGGGGAAGAGGGTGTTGAGGCGCCCTGGGCCGGCCTCTGCGGGACAGGGATAACTGCTGGGCCCGGGTGGTTACGGGGCTGGACTTGGTTCAACAAGCTTGTGCAGTGAAAGAGCCTGACCCTTTCCGTTCATACAGGAAATCTTGAGTTCTCGATAGGAGTAAATCTGGTTTCAGAAGCTGTTAAGTGTTTTCCTGGCTGCATGAAGCAGACCCTTCCCCCGGAGTAGTGCACGCTGCTGATTATTTTATCGACATCCTCAATACAGacaaattcaggaaacactcGACTTCTGATAGCCGGGATCCGTTTTTCTGATATTGTTCATTTCCTCTGTGTGGGATGTGACTTTATGGCAGCTAAAATAACCAGttgcttcctattttttttccccgAGGCTGTTTTGCACCAGTCTGAAGCCTGACGCAAGCAAAATCTCGAAAAAACAATGCCAGCTTTCAAAGCGTTTGGGCGCAGGCCTGCAGACACACCGACGGACGGACTGACAGGCAACACTTTGGAGTAGGAAGGTGCAGACCCCACGCACCAGTTAGGAAGGGCAACGTGGACACTCTGGGCACATAGAATTTGTGGGGCTTGTCCCCTCAGTGCGTGGCCTAAGAAATAAGTGACTGGGTTCCGGTGGCCCTTGGCGCCTCTGGGGTCTAAAGCCCTAGGGTAAATAAGGAAACCGGGCGCCTCTCCTGGGGCCAGCAGGGTTTTAAATCAACTGTTATTGGCAGCTTCAATAGGGACCCTAGatacaattaacattttaatgtcAGTATTTTTATGGCGCGGCCTCTAGTTCAGTCCTCCACCTTTCCTTCTCACCGTTAGAATTTTGGGATATTTGTGtgttacagttttttttttttttttttaaggctattatatttttgttttcaaaattccaGCCTCCCGGATTTGATACGATGGGCCCCGGCGTGACTGTGTTCCCCTGTTGGGTCCAGAGGGAGACCCTAAGAAGGGGCGGTCTGGGGGCGAACGTTTTCACAGAGCGCGCCCTGGGTTTCCTTGGGTTACTGCTGGGACCGCGCAGGAGGAAGCAAAGGGTTTTTCGAGATAGACCAACAGGAAACACATTGACGGAAATGTTGCCATAGTCCACGGGGTGGCTCTAACTGGCCGCCCCCGCGGGTCGGGTGTGAAATCAGAGGAGGCCACGGCGCCCTCGGGCCAGGATTGGAGGATCCACGCGTGGTCTAACCCGGGCGCGGGCCTGGGCCTGAGCCGTTCGCCGCGCAGCCAGGCCTTGAATGGGTGTCACAAACCCCGCTCCTTCCCAAAACGCACATATTCGGGTATTTGGAAAGTGCGGTTCACTATGGGAGAGgacttagaaatataaaaattgtgcATAAACCCAAGAGCGACAGGTGAAAGAGCCTCATGGTGTTCTAAGCGCAGCATGTACCGGGCATTCTTTTGGGGATTAAACGTATTTGTGTTTGTATCTTAGATATGGGAGTTATGGTTGCGTATGTGTCATCTGTAGCTCTGTGTATCTGTGTGTCGGGGGAGGTTAGTGGGAGCGTGTTGGGCTCTCGTTACACGCGTCTCGTTGGGTGGCCTCCTGCTTCCCCTCCCTCACCTTGTCACTCCTTGGGCCAGGCAGGTCCGGGGTCTGGTTAGGCCGCTCCAGGGCCTTCGCTAACTGCCGCTCTTCTTGCTCGCAGGCAAGCCCTTGCTCTGGAGTCCCTTCTTACAGAGGCCTCTGCACAAAAGGAAAGGCGGCCAGGTGAGGTTCTCCAACGACCAGACCATCGAGCTGGAGAAGAAGTTCGAGACCCAGAAATACCTCTCCCCGCCGGAGCGGAAGCGTCTGGCCAAGATGCTGCAGCTCAGCGAGAGACAGGTAAGCTTACTTGCACCTCCTCCGGGGACAggcttctggggctggggtcatCAAGACCGAAGAGAGCAGTGGACAGGTTGAAGCCACAGTGCACGTTCTGACGCGGTTCAACCCCTGGAGATGCCCGTCTGCACCCAGTGCCCTTGTTCTCCGTGGGTCCCTCGGGGATTCTGGGCTCTTCGcaagtatttttttccctctttctttctttcttttttttctctctctctttcctgtagGTCAAAACCTGGTTTCAGAATCGAAGAGCTAAATGGAGAAGACTAAAGCAGGTATCGACATGATTCCGTTtctatggaaataaatatttgtatcatgTTATCTCAATGCGAGGCCTGTTATGGGTTGTATGCAAAAGTCATTTGAGAGACTATTTAACCTCTTCACCTtgattaaaaagacaaatagtcCCGCTGAAAATCAGGATGAGTTGCTCAGGTGGCAATAATGCTAAAAGCACCTAATGCAGGTCCTATATCAATTATGCTTAGGTTTTCACACACTGGCTAGTAAAACTCCCGGCTAATTGTTTTATAAACCCCCATATGTTGTTTACCTAATTAACGCAGGAAAGATAAAGTAATTGACAGTAAATGACTTTAAGCAGTTATCTTTGGgagaaaattgtttcttttatttacacAGCCATAATAAAACCAGGCAGAACTCAAGGGTAAATATAAGGGCACAAACACTTTTAAGTCTTGTTTGCACTGttttttagaataattaaatatcaaagagtttaaaaattatttttcctctaatgctagctcttaaaatgaatataaacatgTAAGAAACATCCAGTCTGTTGGAAAGTGGCATAAACTTTCTAACAGTCTGTCTTCCAATGACCTTGTTATGCAATATGTGATAAAAAGTAAAGGCTAATTACGTTTTAAAAGAAGCTCTATTGACTTAAagctaaagattttttttgatGTCCTATTCCTTATGTGTTTCAAAGTTGTCTGACAGTTGATGAATTTATTTGCCAATGTATATAtggttttaaataataaatacattatattGGAACAATGTGAGTGGGaaaatttaatgtgtatttttaaacttattaatcattacttttttattaaaacaagaTACTGTCCCAAAGACTGTTTTAAAACAGAGAATGAAAttcccataatttcattattctaacatgatttaaaatattcacagatttCCTTGTTATATAATTGCAGATTTGGTGAATATATTACTTTATGGCcttcttttcaaaaaatcttaGTATATTATAATGTTCCTGTCTAGTATTTATATCCATTTTGGACAAGCtcagaatttaaaattcactgatttatttagtttttgttcaaATACTTGGCTCTACTTTACCTAGGGgtgctctttcttttcattattggggattgaacacacaagtgctctactgctgagccacatcctgagccctttttattttttattttgaaatagggcctcactaagttgctgaggttggctttgaacttaccactgggattataggcacacaccactaCATTCAGCTTGCCAGAGACTTTTAGTTTCTATGTAATATGGGaagatttttcagaaatttgtCTCAGCTTTTAAGCAAATTGTAGTTAATTGTTTCCCTTCTTAGTTGGCAGCATTCTTCAAGTTCTGCGTTTTTTCTTTGCCATCCATGATTTTGTAGCttgttatatatttgtgtgtgtagaTGTTCATGAATTTACTCCAGAAAATGATTGAAGAGGAATTCAGtctaataatttgatttttaaaaattcggCATTAACTActtcactttgtgtgtgtgtgtgtgtgcatgtgcacacattggtgatagaacccaggactttgcacatgctatgcTACCAACTTTTAAACATTCTTATTAAAATGTCTAGAGAACCTGTTAATTGACAAGCTTCaagtatttaaatctttttttttaagttgtagatggacataatacctgtattttatttattttttaaatgggatgctgaggatcaaacccagggctttacgTGTGCTAgccaagcattctgccactgagctataaccctagcccCAAGCTTGAAGTATGTAAAGAATGAAGATAATGTAGTGATCTGAGTTTTTCCCCCTAAACTTTTAAGAATCTTGAGACTGTGGGTTAGGGCTGGTTTTAAGTGTTTCATTGCTGTAATACCTAATACTTGTGACTGGCAACCTAACTTATAAGACTGTATCTTTCTATGATGTGACAAACTCTTCTTTCAAATGGAGAAGGTATCACAAGTATGTATTTTTTGAGCAAAAAGATTATAGCTGAAAacatatgataaataaaatattgaagggATGATGCTGGATGAAAAGACATTTTGATTTATGGCTCTTCTCCATATTTTAAGACCCTACCAATGTCCATTTTCATTCCCTTCATTTAGGAGAATCCTCAAAGCAATAAAAAGGACGAACTGGAAAATTTGGACAATTCCTGTGAGCAGAGGCAAGACTTGTCCAGTGAACAGAGTAAAGGTGCTTCTTTGGATAGTTCTCAATGCtcaccctcccctgcctcccaggaAGACCTTGACTCAGAGATTTCTGAGGATTCTGACCAGGAAGTAGACATCGAGGGAGATAAAGGCTATTTTAATGCTGGATGATGATTACTGACATTAGCATGTTCCGAAAATTGAATGCTACAGAAAACACAGAAGTGGGAAGCTCTCTGAAAAAGGGAAATCAATTTTCTGGTGTTCTGGAAACCTAAAATATTTGGTGCACTGGCTAATTAACAAACCTACATGGAAACCTTTATTTTGACTTAACAAATGTTGTATGTACTGATTTTAGGTTGTTTTGATAAAGTGACTAAATtcaccccctttttaaaaaagcaaattgatatttctatttataaaaagaaattttgaacttctgttaaatttttaagttataattttaaaggttttaaTAGGCTTTTCTTGAATGACTTTTCTATAATCTGTGTCTACATCCTACTTgatgagaaagcaaagaaatacCCCAAATTCATAGGTACTCTTTGGAAAGGGGGCCCACCTTTCAGGCAGCCTTGGAATACTATAAAAGGAGACAGTCTTTACTTTTCTATGACCTTCTTACACTGCTGCCTTAAATCCAAAGCCATCTCTTGTCTTGGGATGtgtgttccttttgtttcaaaagCAAGTGTTGATAAGACACCTAACTGGTTGTTTTGCGTTGTCATTTAGTACCTGTTTGACAAAGGTGTTAAGGGGATAGTACAGTCCAGAGGCAGAGAAACTGACTCTTTGGTAACTAAAATTAATCACAGATGAACTAGAACTCGAAGTTTAAGTAAATGTAAGTAGATTGTAGATATTGTGTTTTATATCAAACAATGtctataaaatgtgtatatagaATTGTCACTgtaaaaaaaatgaccaaaatggtgttttgttttttaatgttacttgtttataaaataaacccGTCCATGGGACGACTGACTGTCGGACGTCTCCTCCTTTGgtttaaaaaaaccc includes the following:
- the Hhex gene encoding hematopoietically-expressed homeobox protein HHEX isoform X1 — encoded protein: MQYPHPGPPAGAGAVGVPLYAPTPLLQPAHPTPFYIEDILGRGPAAPTPTPTLPSPNSSFTSLVSSYRTPVYEPTPIHPAFSHHPAAALAAAYGPGGFGGPLYPFSRTVNDYTHALLRHDPLGKPLLWSPFLQRPLHKRKGGQVRFSNDQTIELEKKFETQKYLSPPERKRLAKMLQLSERQVKTWFQNRRAKWRRLKQENPQSNKKDELENLDNSCEQRQDLSSEQSKGASLDSSQCSPSPASQEDLDSEISEDSDQEVDIEGDKGYFNAG
- the Hhex gene encoding hematopoietically-expressed homeobox protein HHEX isoform X2, with the protein product MQYPHPGPPAGAGAVGVPLYAPTPLLQPAHPTPFYIEDILGRGPAAPTPTPTLPSPNSSFTSLVSSYRTPVYEPTPIHPAFSHHPAAALAAAYGPGGFGGPLYPFSRTVNDYTHALLRHDPLGKPLLWSPFLQRPLHKRKGGQVRFSNDQTIELEKKFETQKYLSPPERKRLAKMLQLSERQENPQSNKKDELENLDNSCEQRQDLSSEQSKGASLDSSQCSPSPASQEDLDSEISEDSDQEVDIEGDKGYFNAG